Genomic DNA from Edaphobacter lichenicola:
CAAGCCACCTTGAGGCCCTGCCGTTTCTCAATCGTGTGGATGAACGTCGCCGCCTCGAGCAGCGAATCGTGTGTCCCGGTATCGAGCCATGCGATTCCTCGTCCGAGCACCTGCGTCCGCAACTGCCCGTGCTCCAGGTACCAGCGATTTACATCGGTGATCTCGAGTTCGCCACGTGGAGATGGCTTTAGGCCCTCAGCGATGCCGACCACCTGCGCGTCATAAAAGTAGATTCCCGTTACCGCATAACGAGACTTTGCCTTCAGCGGCTTCTCTTCAATTGAGATCGCACGGCGGCTCTTGTCGAACTCCACCACCCCGTATCGCTCCGGGTCAAGGACCGGGTAAGCGAACACCGTCGCGCCCGGACCACCCGCAGCAGCCTCGCGTAAGGTCTTCGCAAAATCATGTCCGTAGAAGATGTTGTCTCCCAGTACCAGGCAACAACCCTCTCCCGCAAGAAACCCCTTTCCAATCAAGAACGCCTGCGCCAGACCGTCAGGGGACGGTTGTACGGCATACTGCAGCTTGATTCCCCACTGTTCACCACCTCCTAGAAGCTGTTCGAAACGCGGCGTGTCCTCCGGTGTCGAGATCACCAGAATCTCCCGAACGCCCGCCAGCAAAAGCGCCGAAAGGGGATAGTAGATCATCGGCTTGTCATAGACGGGCAGCAGTTGCTTTGAAACGACCTGCGTCACTGGATGCAGCCTCGTCCCAGAGCCCCCAGCAAGAATAATCCCCTTCATCGAACCCTCTCGCCTGCCTCGGTCATCGAGCCACGCTCAGCAACAGCGACCTGATCTTCGCGACTTGAGTAGTTTTGGACCACCCACTGCTGATAGGCCCCGCTGGTCACATTCTCCACCCATGACGCGTTTTCGAGGTACCACTTCACTGTCTTCCTCAGTCCCGTCTCAAAGCTCTCCTGCGCTCGCCAGCCGAGTTCCCCCTCAAGCTTTCGCGCATCGATCGCATAACGCCGGTCATGTCCCGGCCGGTCGGCTACATATTTCACCAGTTGCAAATGTGGTTTGAACGTTGACTGAGGCACCAACTCATCCAGCAGCGAGCATGCCGTCGTCACTACCTCGAGATTGCTGCGTTGATTTCCGCCGCCGACGTTGTAGGTCTCGCCTATACGGCCTCGCTCCAGAACCGTGCGCAGAGCACTCGTGTGGTCTCCCACGTACAGCCAGTCTCTAACCTGTTGTCCATCTCCATATACAGGCAGTGGTTTACCCTGCAGCGCATTCGTAATCATCAGCGGAATCAGCTTCTCTGGAAACTGATACGGCCCGTAGTTATTCGAGCAGTTCGTGATGATGGCCGGTAAGCCATAGGTATGCACCCATGCCCTCACCAGATGGTCCGACGCTGCCTTCGACGCCGCATAAGGACTGTTTGGAGCGTATGGCGTCTCCTCATGGAAAGCCGGCGCCTCCGGTGTCAGCGTGCCATACACCTCATCGGTCGAAACATGCAGAAACCGGAACCTCTCCCGATCTGTGCTTGCGAGCCTCTCGTAGTATGCCCGTGCCGCCTGGAGCAAGATAAATGTGCCATCGATATTGGTTCGCAGAAACGCTTCGGGACCCAAAATCGAACGGTCGACATGGCTCTCGGCAGCGAAATGAATCACCGCTCGCGGGCGGTATCTTTGCAGCAAGCTGGCAACCATCTTCGCGTCGCAGATATCCCCCTGCACAAACGTGTAGGCAGAGCTGTGCTCAACAGACGCAAGGTTCTCCGGATTCCCCGCATACGTCAGCTTGTCCAGATTGACGATCGGCCCATGGCCCGCAGCCAGCCAGTCCAGCAGGAAGTTGCTTCCTATAAACCCGGCTCCGCCGGTCACTAGAACGGAATCACTGCACGTGATCGCGTCTGACTCTGCTGCTAATCTCATGTTGCTGCTAATGCCTCCGAACTTCGACTCCAAGTTTTAATATAGGCTACCTCCCCCTTCACCATCCGGCGAGATGCCGAAAGGCCGCTCTTCGTTACGGGTCTATTTGGCAGGATTTGCAGGCTGGTTGCGTAAAAATGATCCATCTTTTGTATCTCCGCAGGGAACCTCGTTACAGAGTCACTTCCCGGCACCCTCTCTAGACTTCGCGAAGAACCAGGCAACTGCAAACTCCACCGTTCTCTCCAATGGAGATCGAGACGCGAAAGGTGACCCTTATGACCACGAATAATCAACAGTCGAATCAAACCCGCTATCAGACGCACCCTGTCGACCCTAAACACGCCGTAGAACCCTCAGGTCCCAAGGGAGATAATCCGTCGACCGCAGGCCCGGGATCCACGACGGTCACCTCCAACACTCCGGAAAACAATCAGGGGCGCATCAATCCCTCTGCGCCGGAAGATGCGAACACTACCCCAGGCACCACCGACAAGAAATAAGATTGTTCTGTTCAATGTCTATCATCCGTGATATCTCCTGAAAGGACCTACAAGACGTCGATATCTGTTGCCGCCACGGCTCCGATCAAGTTTGCGCTCCTGTTTGAGTAGGATTCAGCAGACGAATCCGCAACAGACGGGTGGACCACGGCAGAAGCGAACTCTTCGCCGGCCTATGCGGCAGAGAGTTCTATCGTCGTCTGAAAGGGGTTACGTGAAGGAGCAGTTCCATGGAAATCGAAAGCAGTCTCCATCTTCAACAGCAAATCGCACGGCTCCAGGCACTCCTCGACACGACCCACAGAATCCATAGCACCATTGAGCTGGACAGTGTTCTCCGCAGCGTCCTGCAGATCACCGTGCGCGAACTTGAGATGGCGGGTGCATTTTTCACGGCCTTTCCGTTTTCTTACGGAGAGATCCCCCCACGATTCCTCTTGCATCCGCCGTCCTCTGATCCGAGACGTGGTTGTTACCGCTTCCCCTTGCTGGATCGCCACGGCGCAGTCCTCACCGAAATGGTCGTCATCACCCGTGACGGTGCGCCGCTCTCCCTCTTCGAACAGGATTTCCTCGAGCATCTTGCGGTCCAGGCTGCCGTCGCTATCGAAAACGCCCGCTATCATGAACAAACCCTGGATATGGAGCGGGTAAAACAGGACCTCTCCTGCGCCCGTGACATCCAGCGAAGCCTTCTTCCACAGACGTTTCCCAATATCTCGGGATACAGCATCGCTGGTCGTTCGCAGACCTGCTACGAGGTCGGCGGCGACTACCTCGATCTTATGGAACTCTCATCAGGGGAATACATGATCGTCGTAGCCGATGTCGCGGGCAAAGGCCTCGCCTCGGCTCTGGTTGGCAGCTCGTTTCGGGCGGCATTGCGAGCCATCGCGAACTCGGGGATGCCGCTCGCCGACATGGCGACACACATGAACCTCCTTCATTACAAAGAGGGTGAAGAGTCGCGCCGCCGCTATGTCACGGCCATGTTCCTGAGGCTTGATCCAAAGACCCATACTGTCGAAGTAGTTAACGCCGGGCACAATCCCGCCTTTCTTCTCAACGGCAGCGATACGCCTGAGTTGATTGAGGCCAGCGGAACCCCGGTCGGGATGTTGCCTTTCTCTGGTTACTCGGCAGAAAAATATGTACTGTCCGATAAGGCGAAGCTGCTAATCTACACCGACGGAATGACTGAGGTGTTTAAAGGTGACGAAGAATTCGGTCAGGATCGCCTCATGGAGGCATTCCGCACCTGCCGACTCTCGGACGCGACTGGAACACTGAACTCTATTTGGCAGACTCTGGATGCTTTCTCCAATCAGGAAAACCAATCAGACGATATGACCGCACTCGTAATTGGACGAAAGCCGTAGGAGGGGAAGTGAACGGAAAGAACGTGAACAGCATCGAGCTGCGTCTTCCTTCGCGTCTCGGCTTTGAAAAAGTTGCAATGAGCACGGCCTCCAGCGTCGCCAAGCTGATGGGCTTCGCTCCTGACCGAGTTGAAGATCTTAAAACCGCTGTCGCCGAAGCTTGCATCAATGCCATGGAGCATGGAAACAAACTCGACGAATCCCTGATTGTCGACGTCATTCTCTCCATGAACGAGGGTTCCCTTGAAGTAAAGGTGCTCGACACGGGCACCGGGCCTCCGGGCGTGGTTCACGCCCCGGATATGGACAAAAAAATGCACGGAGAAGAGGCTAGTCGCGGCATGGGAATGTTTCTTATTCAGTCTTTGGTGGACGAGGCAGAATGGGTGAGTGCGCCTCTCACTGGAAGCTACGCCCGACTCGTCATACGCTTAAACAACACTGAAGATTGAGGAGAGATCAAGATGGCGGACTCAGGTACGAAAGTCAAAATGGAGCAGGTTAAATGCGCTTCTGGCGATCCAATCACGGTGCTGCGTTTCGCCGGTGATATTACGAGTTCGTCCGAGCCTGCGGTGTTGGGCACATATGGAGGCCTCTCCCCCGAGACGTCCAAGCGCATCCTGCTCGATTTTTCCAAGGTGGAGTATCTCAACTCCAGCGGCATCGCACTGATCATTCAACTGCTTTACGCTGCAAGTCAAAAAGGACAAACCGTCCAGACGTTTGGCCTGACACCGCACTTCCAAAAAGTCTTCACCATGGTAGGCATTACGAAGTACACCAAACTCTACCCTGACGAAGCCGCCGCCTGTGCTGGCTTCGAATAGACCTGAGCCACGCTAAAGCCACCGAATCGTCTCCGCTGAAATCCGCCGTTCAGGTCGCTGTCAGAATACCCTTCTCATCGGGAACATTCTCAGGCTGAAGCCTGCGCTGAATCCGCAGCACAAGAATGTCATCCTCCTGCCCAAAGTTCTGAGCAGCCGACGCCAACTCTGCGGCCGAGATAGGCTGTTGCAGCATCTTCTCGATGCGTTCAAACCCAAATAACTGCTTCTGTTGATCCTGCGCCTCAGCGACTCCGTCGGACATCAGCATCAACGTGTCCCCCGGCTCCAGTGTGAAATGGGAGACAAAGAACTCCGCGCCTGGCACCACACCGATGGGGAGTGACCCACCCATCTCAACCTCTATCCCATTCAAATACGGCGGCAGATGTCCCGCGTTTGCCAGCGTCACCCGTCCATCGGTGCAGATCTGAAGGATGAGACAGGTCGCACTGGCACGGCCACGCCCCCACAGTCGATCATTGAGGCTGTTCATCAGGGTCAAGGGATCGGAGTCGTATTGAACCGCCGTCCGTATCGCTCCAACGATCAGCGCAACGAGCATTCCAGCCTGCAGGCCCTTCCCTGTAACGTCGCCAACCACGATCAATACGCTGCCATCCTCCTGCACAGGCAGAATCTGGAAGAAGTCCCCACCAACCTCACGTGCCGGACGATACTCACTTTCGATAGCAAGACCAGGTGTCTTCGGTAGATGCTCTGGAATAAGCACGTGTTGAATCTGCCGCGCCTGTTCGATCTCCGCCTTCCACTGCTCGCGGACCCGCTGGGTATTCAGGAATCGCCGAACCAACATGACCGTGATAAGAAAGAGGGAAAAGATCGTCGAGATGGTGCCCAACTCAACGTCGAATCCGAGAATATTGAATGCAGTCGGGACATGAAGAAGGCGAAGCTGGCTCTGAAAAAGAGCGATAGCCACCAGAACCACTGCCGAAAGGGCGAGCCATCCCTCAGTCTTCTGTTTGTGAATCCCTCGGAACGTAATCGCGCATAACAGTGCCGCAAAACTAAGCCTAAGCCCTAGCAGAATAGGTAGCAGATAGACGGCCGCGTGTACGGGGATATGTTCACCATAAATCGGCGCACTCATCATGGCCGTTCCGATCATGGTAAGACCGACAAGCGTCCACACGATGCGATGAACCCACTGCATCCGGCTGATCCGGAACCAATAGCCCCAGAAGATGACCCAAAGCCCGATTCGAATCGGACCAATAATGACAGACTGTAGAAAAATTCCGGGCGTAAGGGCAATCCACGGTACGAAGCTGACGATGAGAACGACGCCATTACCCAGGATCGTGACAGCGCAAACCAGGCTCAGCCATAAGTACGAAGGTTCGGTACGGTCCATCGAAAGAAGGCTGACTGCCACCATCCACGCAAGGAGCAGAATCAGCATCTCGAGGAAGCCGCTGCCGACAACATGCGCGGTATTGTCCCAGTCCATCTGAATCAGGGTTCCGATTACTCCGGCATGCCCAAGAACCGGAGGTTCATGCATCCCGCCGGCGTCCGGAGTAAGGAAGAGAGACGCGCTGTCCATATATATCCGGACGGCAATAGTTATTTGCCCGTTGCGAAGTTCTCTCGGTAGTCGAAACTCTCGAGGCAGCGTGCTATAAGCCGTTGCCTTATGTGCGTCAAATTTGCCGAGTTCCCCGATTAGCTGACCGTTGACGTAGAGCTGATACGCATCGTCGACCTCGTTCGGCATCTTGATCGCCAGCCTGCCATGAGAACTCTGTACGTTGACTTTGAGCCGATACCACGCAAACCCACTCTGTTTCGGGTAGCCGTTCGCCGTCCAACCCGGAATATATCCGCTGGTGCCTAGTTCCGGATTCGCCGACCCAGCCGGCGGAGTTACATCGATCGTCCCCCAACTCGAGTCGTCGAAATCCGGTTGCGCCCAGGCCATGTCATCGCCCATGCGGAACTTCCAGAGGCCAGAGAGTTCGACGGTGCCGTCTCCGAGCGTGGCCTCGAGCTGCGCTCTAGGTGCAGGAGCTGCCGGGGATTTCTGTCCACGCAGTACAGCTGCAAAACCGAAGAGCAGCAACAACACGGTCGAAATTCTTGCACGGCGCATAGATGCAACTCTCAAGACCTGTTGATAAAAATCCGTCAGCATGAATGAAAACCCGAGCACTGCTCCCCTAGACTGCGCTAAGGCAGCTGCGACTGTCCTTACATCAACCCGCGTCTGATTCCGAGTGAGGTTCTCTTGGGACTTACCAAAAAGCCCTGTGCCAACGATCGCCGGGCAAAGAAAATTCGGGTGAGGAGGTAGTTAGCCCACAGGGTGCTTGCTCCGCAGGTTACGCAAATCGAAGCTCCCCTGTCAACGTCATCTTTCTGACACGATGAGACTTTGCGGCACAGTCCCGCAATGCTGCAGGCTCGCGATCTGCCATCCAGGCCACGTAACAGCAGTTCCCCATCAGTTGCGAACCACCCGGTCCCAGTACAAAACCTCTGCCCGCCTATCGGACAGGCAGTGATCCTCATTGGTCATTGCTTAAACAACCACAGGGATTACCGACGCCTCTCTTAACGAATAAGCCCAGGCCTGAGCCCGGGCTTTCTTCTCACTTCACATAACAGTACAACCGTTTCAGAAACCTCTTCTGCTCAGCGATTGTCGTCAGCGGTTTTCCTGAAAGTCGTCCAGATCCGACGCGACATATACAGGCCGGCCATCATGACGCCGGTCGAAAACAATAGCAGTGAGTCAGGCTCAGGTGTAACGCCAACTGTTCCGTTTCCTCCCTGGAACAGGTTGGGGTCTGCACCTTGCTCGAAGACAATGAGATTCTGGCCGGTAGGAACGCCTGCTCCACCGCCAAAGACGAGATCGTAGAACCCAGTCTGTTCGTTATTAGTACACGACACTACGTTTAGAGCACTCGGAATTCCGCTCTGACCCTGTGAATCGCAGCTAGCATCCTGATTACCAAGAGGCCCAAGAAGAAAATGAAGCGTTAGGCTGTCAATGGTTTCACCCGAAAAGTTACTCAGGACAAAGCATCCGTACGGCGTTGCGTTCGGACCAAGGTTGATGCCCACCGAGTTGCAGGCAGCCGTCGACAGGCTAACGCTGGGAAGGGTATCTGCCCCATCGAACTCTTGGCAAAACGTATTGCCTTGTTCACACGAAGGAGGGTCAAGAACTGTCATACGGAAGTCGACGCCGTTTGCATGGGCGAGGCTGGAACCGCCACAAAGCAGAGCCAGAACAAAAAGGACGCGAAGAAGATGTTTCATTTTCTGTATTCCTCCAGAAATACTCAGGTGACGATCTGCAATCACAGCTTGGATCAGGAAATTGTGCCGGTACACGGGTGGACCTTATCGTTTATGACCCTTGGTTGTGCCATTCAACAAGCACGTGCCATGCCAAAGGAAAACCCCAAAGATTCCGTGGAATCGTAGACTCTATAGTTATCAATGCGCAGAACATTGCAGGGCAAACGGAAGTATTAGTATCTTTCAGGGCATCTGGAAACCCGCGGCGACTTCCTCTGACTTCATCTATGGATAACGCCCGTTTGGCGCAACCGATATTAATTCAAAATGAAGTAGCAGAAGAATGGCTGAACTCTTGAAACAGCACCAAAGTACGTGGAGTAACTCCGCGAAAGAACGCTAGTAATCCTTAACTGGATTTAACAGAATCCTCTTCCAAAATCGGAGTCCGCGGTAGACACACTTATTGCTCTGGTCTG
This window encodes:
- the rfbB gene encoding dTDP-glucose 4,6-dehydratase; its protein translation is MRLAAESDAITCSDSVLVTGGAGFIGSNFLLDWLAAGHGPIVNLDKLTYAGNPENLASVEHSSAYTFVQGDICDAKMVASLLQRYRPRAVIHFAAESHVDRSILGPEAFLRTNIDGTFILLQAARAYYERLASTDRERFRFLHVSTDEVYGTLTPEAPAFHEETPYAPNSPYAASKAASDHLVRAWVHTYGLPAIITNCSNNYGPYQFPEKLIPLMITNALQGKPLPVYGDGQQVRDWLYVGDHTSALRTVLERGRIGETYNVGGGNQRSNLEVVTTACSLLDELVPQSTFKPHLQLVKYVADRPGHDRRYAIDARKLEGELGWRAQESFETGLRKTVKWYLENASWVENVTSGAYQQWVVQNYSSREDQVAVAERGSMTEAGERVR
- the rfbA gene encoding glucose-1-phosphate thymidylyltransferase RfbA translates to MKGIILAGGSGTRLHPVTQVVSKQLLPVYDKPMIYYPLSALLLAGVREILVISTPEDTPRFEQLLGGGEQWGIKLQYAVQPSPDGLAQAFLIGKGFLAGEGCCLVLGDNIFYGHDFAKTLREAAAGGPGATVFAYPVLDPERYGVVEFDKSRRAISIEEKPLKAKSRYAVTGIYFYDAQVVGIAEGLKPSPRGELEITDVNRWYLEHGQLRTQVLGRGIAWLDTGTHDSLLEAATFIHTIEKRQGLKVACPEEIVYRLGYINADQLRTLASKIAKSTYGQYLLRVLEETVY
- a CDS encoding ATP-binding protein, with product MNGKNVNSIELRLPSRLGFEKVAMSTASSVAKLMGFAPDRVEDLKTAVAEACINAMEHGNKLDESLIVDVILSMNEGSLEVKVLDTGTGPPGVVHAPDMDKKMHGEEASRGMGMFLIQSLVDEAEWVSAPLTGSYARLVIRLNNTED
- a CDS encoding PP2C family protein-serine/threonine phosphatase, which encodes MRRARISTVLLLLFGFAAVLRGQKSPAAPAPRAQLEATLGDGTVELSGLWKFRMGDDMAWAQPDFDDSSWGTIDVTPPAGSANPELGTSGYIPGWTANGYPKQSGFAWYRLKVNVQSSHGRLAIKMPNEVDDAYQLYVNGQLIGELGKFDAHKATAYSTLPREFRLPRELRNGQITIAVRIYMDSASLFLTPDAGGMHEPPVLGHAGVIGTLIQMDWDNTAHVVGSGFLEMLILLLAWMVAVSLLSMDRTEPSYLWLSLVCAVTILGNGVVLIVSFVPWIALTPGIFLQSVIIGPIRIGLWVIFWGYWFRISRMQWVHRIVWTLVGLTMIGTAMMSAPIYGEHIPVHAAVYLLPILLGLRLSFAALLCAITFRGIHKQKTEGWLALSAVVLVAIALFQSQLRLLHVPTAFNILGFDVELGTISTIFSLFLITVMLVRRFLNTQRVREQWKAEIEQARQIQHVLIPEHLPKTPGLAIESEYRPAREVGGDFFQILPVQEDGSVLIVVGDVTGKGLQAGMLVALIVGAIRTAVQYDSDPLTLMNSLNDRLWGRGRASATCLILQICTDGRVTLANAGHLPPYLNGIEVEMGGSLPIGVVPGAEFFVSHFTLEPGDTLMLMSDGVAEAQDQQKQLFGFERIEKMLQQPISAAELASAAQNFGQEDDILVLRIQRRLQPENVPDEKGILTAT
- a CDS encoding PP2C family protein-serine/threonine phosphatase, producing the protein MEIESSLHLQQQIARLQALLDTTHRIHSTIELDSVLRSVLQITVRELEMAGAFFTAFPFSYGEIPPRFLLHPPSSDPRRGCYRFPLLDRHGAVLTEMVVITRDGAPLSLFEQDFLEHLAVQAAVAIENARYHEQTLDMERVKQDLSCARDIQRSLLPQTFPNISGYSIAGRSQTCYEVGGDYLDLMELSSGEYMIVVADVAGKGLASALVGSSFRAALRAIANSGMPLADMATHMNLLHYKEGEESRRRYVTAMFLRLDPKTHTVEVVNAGHNPAFLLNGSDTPELIEASGTPVGMLPFSGYSAEKYVLSDKAKLLIYTDGMTEVFKGDEEFGQDRLMEAFRTCRLSDATGTLNSIWQTLDAFSNQENQSDDMTALVIGRKP
- a CDS encoding STAS domain-containing protein; this encodes MADSGTKVKMEQVKCASGDPITVLRFAGDITSSSEPAVLGTYGGLSPETSKRILLDFSKVEYLNSSGIALIIQLLYAASQKGQTVQTFGLTPHFQKVFTMVGITKYTKLYPDEAAACAGFE